The genomic region ATGCCTCGTTATATATGGAAATAATGTCCCAGTAACAGCATGGAagcattaaattataataatgcAGTTGATATTCATTATTCGTCTGTATAATACACCCAGTCCTTTTTTTGATCAATTACCAGTACaagtaaacaagaaaattccaGGTGGGTACCACTTAAAATTGGCGTTGACGTCAAGCCGGGTCAGGACTGGAAGACTTCACAAGTTTATACTACAAGTAATTGGCTTTGGAAACAATAACGTAGCAGCTACTCAAGACTATATCACATCATAATTAATTGCCAGATAAGAACCAAAAAGGGCCCTTTCAAGACTTATAACACAACTCTGCATTTAGCTCAATCTGAACATAAATCGAAATGGGACTTGTAGCAAAAGAACATCCATTGTAGAAACTTGACAGATagtacaaaaaaatttaatcagcATTCATGAATCATGATATTGTACAACAGAAGGGATCTGTCCATCTTGATTTTCTGCAATCTACACTCACTTACCTAGATTGGTAAGGACACTATAGTTATTTCAATACCAGAGAACTGGTCGTGTATATTCAAATTGCTGCTatatcaagaaagaaaaaaaaaaaaacaaaagaataaatatccttCATGGTCAAGATAACTGAGTAACAATTATGATACTAAAATACTAACAGCCGAgacaaaaatgaaaatctcATTTTGGGGATTTAGTGCTCAAAAGGGAAGTGATTTCCTCAGTTCAAAACCTTTTAACTAGAAATGACTTCTTGGGGAGAACAGGAAGTGAACGCCTTCAGCAGCTTCACATGCATCTCTTCCTAAAACCCTGTCCGAGTACATTTTTACATTAGCTCCAACCTCAGCGTCTCCGGAAAAAACCTTGCTGCCTTTGTTCTTGCATTCGCCTAATTCATCATTCAACCacattaaaataacaattagtTCAAAAGTCATTTTGTATGTTTCATTCACATCAAGCTACATCAACATTGGCCTTCAAGCATCCTGATGATAAATTGATAGGGAAGGACATAATTTACCTCTGAGTCTCCTTAGAGCGTTCCTTGAACTCTTTTGCAATATCCTTTCTTTCATAAGATTCTAATACTTTTCTAATATCCGATGGACTAGCACGAGCAACATCTGCACATGAAACCTGAAAGTTACCTACCATACAAGCCTAAGGCAGTGTTTCATTATTCTTGTACTCCCCTTCTGAGTGacattctttaaaaataaaccaatTTTGTGATTTACAGTGGAGGTTACATTTGTTCTTTCAGATGCCTATCTAGATAGTTGATTTGCTCCTCAGATGCAATAAAAACAGAATCATGAATGTTTAAGTTCCACACTGACAACAAATATGACCCTAACATGAGGAGTCAATGAAAATATAACAAGCTTACATTCAAGAAATGGAATGAGGTCCAAAAGTGTTGTATCCACAACTTCCTCGTCTGGGTCAGTAATAGTGAATGGCTTGACTGGGACACAATTTTCTGGCTGAAGAGTATGTTCAAGAGCATGTGCACTCACATATATAATCTTAGCTGGATCTCTATTCAGTTTCGATAGATCCTGCAAACAATATTTTACATTAACTACAATCATCacttctaaaataaatatcaaaaagctCTAGAAAAAAGTCACTGCCATAAGAACAGCAAGAAGCATCTACAAccaaaaaagacaaaataaaaataaagcaaaataaaaccctaaaaatggaaatgcaGAAAACTTCAGAAAGCATTCCAAATGTGTACCGTGCATGTCTTGCAAATACGGCATGAACCTTAAAGTTACAGTGCATTCTAACAAGCAGCAGCAATCCGCTACAAAATATAAGTGAGAACTGTTCAAAAACAGCTCATAGGCTCAGCATGGCAGCTAGGAAGCTCATTTCAAATTCAGATCTACACCTTAGCGATCACTTTTGTCTATGGAATTGTTCATTATAtcatttgaatcaaataatcaaatattttatgtagtcTCCCAAGTGCCAAGCATAACTAGTAAAAGCAACCATGCGATATGCTGTCACATTTTATAACTGTATCACCCCCAATGAGAACCTTTTTTTGGAGAAACATTGTCCCAAGGAAACATGGCATCCCGTTAGGTCTCAAGTTCAAATCTCATtcaaagaaagagagaaagaaatggaCTAGATCAGTGAGATAAGTGTCAAAAGTGATATTCCTCCACAAGACCCTTGATGTTTTATCAGGGGTCCCACCACCTCAccttaaaaacaaaaaaggagTCGGAAGAGCTATCAAGAATGggatattatattcaatacaaattaGATAAGCAATACAGAAAGCATAAATATTGTAAGATGGAATGGCACGAGGAAAGCAATAAACTATAACACACTCTATAGTGCTTGCCATCCTGATACTTGGTAGCATCCCTTGATAGCCTATATCGTATACAATGGTTGGGATCCAGCCTTTCAACAACAGGATCAACGTACTGCACAagccaaagaaaaagaataactcATAGTGACAATAAATCTGTGGAATACAGAGTACATACAAGTAAAATAGGGTGAGGTGACTTAATAGAAATCAAATTACCATATTCAGCTGGTCAGAAAACACCACAATTTCGTATAACCTTGCAAGATGCTGCAAGAAGTCATCAATTCCAGGTCTTTTGAAAGTTCTCCAGCCTCTATCACGCTTTACCCAAAAAAACATCATATAAGATGCAATTGCTTTACGCACATTCAAAAAGACTGGTTGCAAGAGCTAAATCTTTTATGCAACAGAAATAGAGACGATATACAATTTAATTCTCTAAAGACAAGTCCTCATGAAATGGCATATGAGTTCCAAATGATCTGcctgaaaaaaaataattcttggACATATATTTGTTTGGCCCACCCAAGCTCGAACCTAAAAGGGCCCAATTATTTTTTGGGCGGGCTTAGGGCTTTTTAAAGTCTGCCTGACAAGCCCTATCCGAACATAAGATTACATGTaggaaattatatatttttagttgtgGGCCGGGCTTGGTCAAAATCTTAAGCCTTAATAGTCAGGCTGGGCCAAGCTCAGGCTTAGGCTCGAAAAGCTCAAGTCCAACCAAGCAAACTTGCCTGGCCCAGCTTTTGAACAGGTCTACAAATGACAGTTACCAAGATTAGAGAACCAATCTAATCAGCTTATCATATATATCTATCTTCATCAGAAGACTTACCCTCCAATCACTATATATTATCGTCTCATTAAGATCCAAGACAAGAGTAAAAACATGTTGCTCAGCTGGATGCAAATCAGGAAGAAGCTTATCTGAGGATGGTTCGGTAAAACCCTGCACGAGAAAAATTATTCATGACCAATAATGTTAAAAGATTATAAGAATGGGTTATAGGTAAAATGGAAGTGCAAAGGATTCATAGGCTTACTTTAACTTGTTCTTCAATATTTCTCCTTAGATCCAAGTAAAGTTGAACAGCTTTAGCAGGAACTGAATTATTACAGGCAAGCAAATAGCACAATGTGAAATCCCATTAATcagatactaaaataaaataaaaagaagcaaagaaaCTGCATCTGCCACATGATAGTAAAAAGTAGCATATGCAAGCACTACTAGatggaatttaaaaaatattaaatgttatTTAACAGCCCAGAGAAGTCATTAAGGAAAAACCTTCACTAGGTTGCTTTCTAAACTTGATTGTTAACTAGGTGATCTACCtctacaaattaaaataagtgCAGATAGAAAAGCCTCCACAAGATGCACAGATTAATTGCCGAGCAGACACTCAGTCAATGCGGTGCTTAGTTATTGCCCCAACAGAGTTGCAGATAACTTGTGGCGTTGGTAACGtacaataataaaatgccATATTCATGTTGAAGTTAACAGGATCTACTCCAAAACAAGTCATCCAGAGCTGACCCTGACTATGCAGCATCCTAGATTACAAAGGTGCTGAATCTCTTCTTCTACTAATtagtcaaaaagaaaagataaaccTAACACCACTAATGAAATTCAAATCAAAAGACAAAATAATTTGGTGGCTAAACAGCTGATAATTCAAGTCGCACAAAGAAAAGAGATCACATAGAATGTAGTAAGCCAAATTCAATTTGGTGGCTAAGTAAAACCACCCCCGGCAACAGAAAGCAATAAATAAGACGAATTGGATGACACCTAAGCCAACTTCATTGGATATATTGAACAAGAATTGTAAGGAGCATATGTACACAcacataaacatatatatatatatatatatatatatatatatatatatatatatataggatggTCTCACCAGTCATTGCAGCAGAATAAAGCAAATCCTTATATTTCTGCACATGAGAATGATTAAAGAATATTAGATACTTTTAGGCTATTCATTCAAGGAGAATTATCATTAATAAGAACATTATGGTATTGCTTGGAATAATTCATTTCCAAGAGTTCAATTGAACTAAATTCTTACAAAATCAtgtcattttttctttcttctttttgcaaaatgcattcctttttttatttatccaaATCATAACAAAATTTAGTGCAATTAAATCACGATTTCCCAGACAGGGTTTATAGCAACCATTCAACAGCTATAACAACCTTCATTATTTAAAGTTTCTATGCTACTAGTTGTTAAAATTTGTCTATATGCTATATCAATAATTCTCGCAAAACCAAACATcatgataaaatttatgtacCTCAGCAGAGGATGCATCTTCACTAGTCTTATAGTTAATCGACTCACGCAAtgcctttgttttctcttctACTTCATTCAATGTATATGCTGCAAAACCAACacattaacaaaaaataaaaacgcAAAACTTAGATACTTAACTATCATCACATACATTTAGTTTAATCTAATCTAGTTAAGTGTCTGATTATAagcattttataaattaaataaatagattctAAACGCACCGTATGTTGCATAACCAGCCAGACCAGAAGCGCCAGCGAGAGAAGCAATGATCGCAAACTTCAAGAAACCCCACCCTTTTCTCTCCTCCGCTGCCGCCGCAGCCGCAGCTAGTGTTTCGGTGGCAGAAGCTGACGTGGCATCGGCGGCTTGATCAGAAATGATAGATTGAGAAGAGATGATGGATTCTTTGCCGATGCCCGCGGCAGCAGCTGGTGTTTGGCCAACAGAAGCTGATGTGGCATCAGCGGCTTGATCGGAAATAATAGATTGAGAAGAGATGATGGATTCCTTGTCGATGTTAGAGCTAAAGAACCGACGATTAGGCTTAGTGCTTTTAGAAAGTATTGATGAAATGCGAGATCGAAGTATaattgaagccatttgctagaacttttttttttttaagggttTTTGAGAATTTAGGGtttaaagagagaattgaATTGAGAGTGCTTGGTCAAACTCTCAGagggttttaatttttcttttaagacaaaaaaaaaaaaaaaattgatggaGTTTGGAAGAATCGCCTTGGAACGCTGCGTTTCAATGTTCCATTTTATGACTGTAGATTGCTTTGCTGCCTGTGTAGTCTAAAATATCCACAAATTTAAAGTTAGCGAATAAAAGCAAATATGCCgtggaattatttttatttctaatttttatacaatCCAAAAGAtgaacaataataaatttaagtgCCTCTAAGTTGAGGGTGCAAATAAATGGCAAAATgcatttttggatttttaaatttttaaattcaatttattgaatttttaaattttaatgaggGGAAAGGTGCATTTTAACCCCTTAGCACGGGTGTAGATTGGCCcctaatatatttttgggaGCAAATGACTTAAAAAGTAAGATTTTATTGACATTTTGGCacctattttaaatttttaatctttcatttcttttaattttttattattatttttatcaaaaaaataaataattaaaatatcatcaaactcACCACTATCATTTCCATCATCACTAATTCACTGTTGATCAATTATATCTAAGCTCTTTTTTTATCAGTTGTCACGTATCAAAGAAAGCCATGAGAAATGGAGGATTATAAAGAATGCATAAGTccaaataatttaagaattgttttatatttatattttaatatgtgtatttataattgacacggagaatttaaatttatatataattttataattttttatattaatttattaatgatttttatattattatattaataaaagcttaaaacattaatataattaagagaGACATAAGAATAtctaatttgttattatttttaaaaatattataataattatgaaatattataaattctatttaaatttatatataaattcaatttatattattatatataatcaaaataattacgaCATAactagtttttataaatatataaaaaattattaaatatattatttttaaatataatattaatttttaaatttattttgttataattaaaaaaaataaaaatttcatatatcaaaaataaatacatgtcaaaataaatatcttcAAAATAGTGATGTAtgtcaaaaaatttatctcaaatatattatataatatataacttaaaaataattataaaattataatgaatcaaactgaaataaattaaaatagaaaaatgagaaaataattattttgataattatttataattaaaataattataacagtcatattacaataaataaataataagtttttataaatatataaaaatatttatttaatataatattaatttttaaatttatgttttaggATGAAAATGTGGGACTAATTTATTTCTCAcgttcatatttttaattaataaaacgTGCATTTTAGCTCTCTCCACCCTCACGTGTTTATGGATTTGCGTCCATATAGAGTGATGGACGGGTTTGGGCTTGAGAATCGTTTTATACGATGGACTTGATTTCCAACCTTTCTTATGTAAGCCTCTTTCCCTCACATGCACACTACAGGAGCCCACCTCAATGTCTGTCAGCTTTCACAAATCATACCAGATTTCCTTTTGGGTTTAATTTTCCGGgtaaaataacaaaacaatcacattagaattaaataatttacaaaaaattaaaaaaaaaataatggtttattatagtaaaaataaaaatgaaaaattaacactgtaaatttaataaaaaataaaaaatatgaataatattttttttgttattttttcctttataatTTAACTTCAAAATACAAAGTGTGATCATAGCATGGAAAGAAATATGCAAGATCTAACAATTTTaattcctctttttttttttttttttttcaattaaaaatatgcaAGAACTCCCAAATCTACTATTGAATATAGGTAGGTATAAGGAACTATTACACTAAGCAAGCACTTATAATTTTTGGACTTcatattaatcaaattttttggtTCACTTATTATAATACATAGATAAGCACCGATCTCAACTTCCTAACACCCCActcaatgaaaaattatataattatagaaagttaaatttattaaaatacatgACTAAAAGTGAacgaaaataaatattctaaatcGGGTTGTTTTATGAGAGTTAATCTATTATAACACGACTATTAATCAAACTGACAgaaataaatgatttaatttgaatatttcaTATTAAGATTTCGTAGTTCATGGTGACTTaatctctttttaatttatttataagtttatctaataaaaatttataaaatttacacaattttttttctttaagcaacttatataaaaaagttttagtatataaaatttatatattaattttttatatatataaatttgattaaaattttataaattgttattaaatagatatattaaaatattaaaagaattacgTAGTAAATTACGACATTATATAATTCACTTAGTTTGtgatagatttaatttatatgaattgGCAACCCTATTGGGcatatttaatttctcttaattaaaaaaatccatTATTAGCAACAACTTGAAACACTTGAATTTAACCAGTGGCTAATACATTCTCCTTACGATTCTGGCAACTTCAAAATGTGAATTCAATGATCAAAAGCGACTACCAACTACCCTAACCCTAATCTTTGAGCTGGACAATGAGTAGCCCTACAAAACCTTCTCTAGATAAAACAGCATTTATAACCCCAATAATAGAGGGATATtgtatatcattttttttttctctctataGATATAATTGATGTACATGAacacctatatatatatacatgataCAAGTTAGTTTGCTAAATAGCTTAAAAGTTTTGAGCTCTtagtcttctttttctcttatataTCTCTCCCTTTTCAAGTTAAggaagagaataaaagaaaaagaaaaagaaaaagaaaagccaaaagaTGGCTGCTTTAAAATGGTTTCTAAGCTCAGCGTTCACTCAAGTTTTTGGACACATGGATACCGGCACCATAACAACAGTGCAGCGGAACGAAGTTACAGCATGTCCAAATAATCAAGAATGTGTCAGTAACTTGAAGGAAGCAAGAATGATGAAGAAAGAAGACTACCCAGGTGGATTTCAGGTGCCACTACACTACCCAAGGTACTCCAAGGCAGATTATGAGAAGATGGAAGATTGGAGACTCGACATGCTTCTCAATGAATATGGCCTTTGCTTTAAGGGTACCCTTGATGAGAAAAGGGCTTTTGCTATGGGTTCTTTCCTTTGGCCAGACCAACTTTGAAATGGAGGATTTACGTCACAGATGGTAATTAAAGCGCAGGTATTGAAGAGACTGGCCTGCCTATAAGCTCTAGTTTTGGTGATTATTTTACTGTATACGTAATTAGTGCATGCTAGAAGGTTACAGGAGTTAATCTGAAGCAAAGTCAATTTTAATGTAAATTATAAGTcctgatgataataataataaataattatattaatatggaGTTGGACCTTTTTGCGTATATGAGTTATATGATGAATAAAGGAAAGGTATTGGAAATGATTATGGGGGAGGACCTTACCTGGTTATTAGCAGTTAAGGAGGGTCCGGTtctggaatttcttttatgtaatttGTAAGACAAGCAACTTATTAACCATATGTTTGTCATCTTCCtcactttttcttattataataacCAATTAGCAAATTTAGCATAATATTTATAGCAAGAATGAGGAGTATTAATATTTCATCTCTTTtatatcttaattatataaatccaTTGAACGTATGGTCATActtgattttctattttttaacagaatttttagattttattcatagataaaattaataataataaataaaaggatacaacaaatactaaatataaCCCCTCATAGGCccataaaataagaaaagatacaagctgaaaaatatttttaaatttaacccATGACCCAAATTCAGTCCAAATACCAATTTCTATAAGAAAGTAGTAGCAAACTATTAGCTTATAAATCTCCAATCTTTTGAAAGCCACTAGCAGCAACCACAGGAACTGATCATGGAGATCAAACTTCCACATAtgctattttctttattaattttaaaattaataaaattataaaaagcaTCTTCAATCCGGCTCTGGGAACTATCTTCACTATtccaatttttttatgaagcagagatgaaaatctgaaaatgTATTCTCAGACTGCATCATCGCCATTTGTAAATTATATAAAGGATGAAATGCTAGATTAACAAACGAATGTGCTCCTTCAGGACCAACTTCCAAATGGGGCTATGTATATAACAAGAATCCATATATCTTCCTTGATTGAAATTGAGAATTCATGCTTAGTCAAGTTACTTGCACACTAAGATTCAAACTATGCTTCCAAGTGATATATGTATGCATAGGTAAATGGGTTACTTTCACCTGATGGATACGTAATCTGGATGTGGTTATTATAACAATCTCATGCACCCATCACTGAAAGCTtctctcccttttcttttcttttcttttcttttctttcttcttctttttctcaaatttatttttgttctaaTTATATTCTCCTATATATCTCAATCTGCCATGCCCAACAACCTGAATATTCTTTCATGTCCTTTCCAAGTAAGATGGAGGCATGTGGATAACTCTTTTTCAAAAGGTTTTGTATTTTAGGTATGGAAAATTACCTTAGGGAATTAAAAGAAGCATATGACAGAACCATAAAGTTTAGACtggaattttgttttttttttttaaaagaaagaaaaaagatgttACAAATTTAAGACATATGAATAATATGATATTGACTCTTTAATCGAAAATGCAGCCCAAAATTCATTTAAGTTGTAgtgtataatattaattaagcaATGTGGTTTAAATATTTGTACAATTATTCATTCGTGGACCCATCTCTCAAGTGGAAATTAgtctatttttcaattgcCAAACTATAAGATAACTATTACGTGCCTTAGTTATGAACCTTGAATGTTCAAAATTACTCTCTAACCTTAGATACCCCTCCATATGGCCACCTTTTATTTCTCACCAGACTTTCATGTAATTTCCCaactattattgttattataactcataatattaattttaatataacaaaaataaaataatgataaatttcacataaaaatttatattttaattaattagtcgttataaaattatttatataactaattattatatttattactgCTTGtgatttattgttttaataagTACCAAATACTCCCATGAATcgattttttacatataattaaagttcttttttttttttgtttattcaaAGAGCACGTGAAATTACAAGATTCCTCCGGACACTAATTTAGATTATAGTCGGCAAAGTATGGAGCAAGTTTAGTAAACAAGGTATTATATAGAACAGAGTTAAGTGTTgattatttagaaattttttaattttcttttcttatgtaTTGATGTGTCTAAGTTAGTACTCGCAATTGTATGAACCGTTTCTATAATAAAGATAAGTTCATCACGAAGTCGATttctcaaggaactatgatGCCACTttttataaagactaattatcaatataaaataataaaagtaaatttaaatactc from Ricinus communis isolate WT05 ecotype wild-type chromosome 9, ASM1957865v1, whole genome shotgun sequence harbors:
- the LOC8286851 gene encoding mitochondrial import inner membrane translocase subunit TIM50; protein product: MASIILRSRISSILSKSTKPNRRFFSSNIDKESIISSQSIISDQAADATSASVGQTPAAAAGIGKESIISSQSIISDQAADATSASATETLAAAAAAAEERKGWGFLKFAIIASLAGASGLAGYATYAYTLNEVEEKTKALRESINYKTSEDASSAEKYKDLLYSAAMTVPAKAVQLYLDLRRNIEEQVKGFTEPSSDKLLPDLHPAEQHVFTLVLDLNETIIYSDWRRDRGWRTFKRPGIDDFLQHLARLYEIVVFSDQLNMYVDPVVERLDPNHCIRYRLSRDATKYQDGKHYRDLSKLNRDPAKIIYVSAHALEHTLQPENCVPVKPFTITDPDEEVVDTTLLDLIPFLEYVARASPSDIRKVLESYERKDIAKEFKERSKETQRRMQEQRQQGFFRRR
- the LOC8286850 gene encoding uncharacterized protein LOC8286850 — translated: MAALKWFLSSAFTQVFGHMDTGTITTVQRNEVTACPNNQECVSNLKEARMMKKEDYPGGFQVPLHYPRYSKADYEKMEDWRLDMLLNEYGLCFKGTLDEKRAFAMGSFLWPDQL